In Rhizobium oryzihabitans, one DNA window encodes the following:
- a CDS encoding gluconate 2-dehydrogenase subunit 3 family protein, which translates to MNRRELLKLIAIASGLPLIGADVLTATENAAKPAGAAHVFTPEEIRFLDEVAETIIPRTSTPGAKDAGVGAFMAVYAADCYTEEQRTLFLSAISDIEKRSQAEHKKAFLELTPEQRQVLLAALDKQAKAEQTPAKPHAFTLVKQLTLLGFFTSKIGATEVLVYDEIPGGFEDRVPYKKGTPAWGTT; encoded by the coding sequence ATGAACAGACGCGAACTGCTGAAACTGATAGCCATTGCCTCGGGCCTTCCGCTGATCGGCGCGGATGTCCTCACAGCCACGGAAAACGCCGCCAAACCAGCCGGCGCTGCCCACGTCTTCACCCCGGAGGAAATCCGGTTTCTGGACGAGGTGGCGGAAACCATCATTCCGCGCACCTCCACGCCGGGGGCGAAGGATGCCGGAGTGGGTGCATTCATGGCCGTCTATGCGGCCGATTGCTACACCGAGGAACAGCGGACACTTTTCCTTTCGGCGATTTCCGACATCGAAAAGCGCAGTCAGGCCGAACACAAAAAGGCCTTTCTCGAGCTGACGCCGGAACAGCGGCAGGTGCTGCTAGCCGCTCTCGACAAGCAGGCCAAGGCGGAACAGACGCCGGCAAAGCCGCACGCCTTCACGCTGGTCAAGCAGCTGACGCTGCTCGGCTTCTTCACCTCGAAAATCGGCGCCACGGAAGTTCTCGTCTACGACGAGATTCCCGGTGGTTTCGAAGACCGCGTTCCCTACAAGAAGGGCACGCCCGCCTGGGGCACGACCTGA
- a CDS encoding LacI family DNA-binding transcriptional regulator — translation MSKDQGSNIREVAALAGVSIATVSRALQQPDKVRPETRKKVFDAVRQANFVPNAQAASFRRQSNNTVILLVRDIGNPFYLEIYKGVEEAAGEAGFKVLMGDARNDEHRVATHIDMVRQKHADGLILMTGQFPSELLDQGDALPPIVIASETVPGLALPTVKVDNRAASINAMRYLIEAGHRRIVHLAGPVPESLAQERFDGYRDALAEAGIAYADELLVTGDYSIEAGRQAIASLLEGGIAFTAIFASSDQMAIGAISELRGRGLSVPADVSVIGFDDIIFANAFEPPLTTVRQPRQEMGRKAMALMVDRLNGKRTAETIVLDTELVVRGSVAPCRPPHR, via the coding sequence ATGAGCAAAGACCAAGGTTCGAATATCAGGGAAGTTGCAGCTCTTGCGGGCGTGTCGATCGCGACCGTATCGCGGGCGCTGCAGCAACCCGACAAGGTTCGCCCGGAAACCCGGAAGAAGGTTTTCGACGCCGTCCGGCAGGCGAACTTTGTTCCCAACGCCCAGGCCGCGAGCTTCCGCCGCCAATCCAACAACACCGTCATTCTTCTCGTTCGCGATATCGGCAACCCGTTTTATCTCGAAATCTACAAGGGTGTGGAGGAAGCGGCAGGCGAAGCGGGCTTCAAGGTGCTGATGGGCGATGCCCGCAATGACGAACACCGCGTGGCCACCCATATCGATATGGTCCGGCAGAAACATGCCGATGGCCTTATCCTGATGACCGGACAGTTCCCGTCCGAGCTTCTCGATCAGGGCGACGCGCTGCCGCCGATCGTCATCGCGTCAGAAACCGTGCCCGGCCTCGCGCTGCCCACCGTCAAGGTCGACAACCGCGCCGCTTCCATCAACGCCATGCGCTACCTCATCGAGGCAGGGCATAGAAGGATCGTGCATCTGGCCGGTCCCGTCCCGGAAAGTCTGGCGCAGGAGCGTTTCGACGGTTACCGCGACGCACTTGCCGAGGCCGGCATCGCTTATGCCGATGAACTTCTGGTGACAGGCGATTACAGCATCGAAGCAGGCCGTCAGGCGATTGCCAGCCTTCTCGAAGGCGGTATTGCCTTCACCGCCATCTTCGCCTCGAGCGACCAGATGGCGATTGGCGCGATCAGCGAGTTGCGCGGGCGCGGGCTTTCGGTTCCGGCCGATGTCTCGGTCATCGGCTTCGACGATATCATTTTCGCCAATGCCTTCGAGCCGCCACTGACGACGGTGCGCCAGCCCCGACAGGAAATGGGCCGCAAGGCCATGGCGCTGATGGTCGACCGGCTGAACGGCAAACGCACGGCCGAAACCATCGTGCTGGATACGGAACTGGTGGTGCGCGGCTCGGTCGCGCCCTGCCGCCCGCCGCACCGGTAG
- a CDS encoding ABC transporter permease, which produces MSSSGFLRKQPWIITLVVLAVLIGVNTFLQPSFVQPAVLQSNLTTFLPLILVAIGQTYVILAGDIDLSVGSIVALANVVTVSVIAALGGTAGAVVAGMGAGIAVGLICGLVNGLFISGLRFQPIVTTFATGIIFAGLAIWVLPQAGLPVPEAYWQTYSGSFIGLPFVLWVLLGGMAFTLIVSRIPFHVHLLAVGGNRTGAFQTGLRLSGIRIGAYMISGLFSALAALCLTGETASGDPLLGASLALSSISAVVLGGTALSGGFGSSTGSIAGALVLGMIGNVIFFAGLPFEYQTLVQGLIVLTALAGGVLVTRR; this is translated from the coding sequence ATGAGCTCTTCCGGTTTTCTGCGCAAGCAACCCTGGATCATAACCCTCGTCGTTCTGGCCGTTCTCATCGGCGTGAATACGTTTCTGCAGCCATCTTTCGTGCAGCCGGCCGTATTGCAGTCGAACCTGACGACGTTTCTTCCGCTGATCCTGGTCGCCATCGGGCAGACTTATGTCATTCTGGCGGGAGACATCGATCTTTCGGTTGGCAGCATCGTGGCGCTCGCCAATGTCGTCACCGTCAGCGTCATTGCCGCACTTGGCGGAACGGCGGGTGCCGTCGTCGCCGGCATGGGAGCGGGAATTGCGGTCGGACTGATCTGCGGGCTGGTCAACGGTCTGTTCATATCCGGCCTGCGCTTCCAGCCCATCGTCACCACCTTCGCGACGGGCATCATCTTCGCCGGGCTTGCAATCTGGGTCCTGCCGCAGGCCGGTCTTCCGGTGCCGGAAGCCTATTGGCAGACCTATTCCGGCAGCTTCATCGGCCTGCCCTTCGTGCTGTGGGTGCTGCTGGGAGGCATGGCCTTTACGCTGATCGTATCGCGCATTCCGTTCCACGTTCATTTGCTGGCCGTCGGCGGCAATCGTACCGGCGCTTTCCAGACGGGCTTGCGCCTCTCGGGTATCCGCATCGGCGCCTACATGATTTCCGGCCTGTTTTCGGCGCTGGCGGCGCTGTGCCTGACGGGTGAGACCGCCTCTGGCGATCCGCTTCTCGGCGCAAGCCTTGCGCTCTCCTCCATCTCGGCGGTGGTTCTCGGCGGCACAGCACTTTCCGGCGGGTTTGGCAGTTCTACGGGGTCGATTGCGGGAGCGCTGGTGCTCGGCATGATCGGCAATGTGATCTTCTTTGCGGGGCTACCTTTCGAGTACCAGACGCTGGTGCAGGGTTTGATCGTGCTGACGGCATTGGCCGGCGGTGTTCTGGTGACGAGGCGTTGA
- a CDS encoding sugar phosphate isomerase/epimerase family protein codes for MKTFKSKLASMAFVVGLAAGIANPVLAEDSKTLPIAAQMYTLRNAGTLEEQLAILNRAGVSAVETVDMQKVSASELNALLEKHRIKVISSHVPIDKLRGNLDEVITEQKAVGNPVVTVPFLKPEDRPKDAAGWTAFGKELGGYADKLSAAGLSMAYHNHDFEMVKFDGKTALELLLDAAGPKLQSELDVAWVARSGNDPAEFLGTLNGRVFAIHAKDNAPAGTAENERGFATLGTGVLDWKTILPAAKHAGAQWFILEHDLPLDAEAVVTKGNAFLSERLPTIQ; via the coding sequence TTGAAAACGTTCAAGTCAAAATTAGCCAGCATGGCATTCGTCGTCGGATTGGCGGCCGGTATCGCAAATCCGGTTCTGGCCGAAGACAGCAAGACGCTGCCGATTGCCGCGCAGATGTACACCCTGCGCAACGCCGGAACGCTGGAAGAGCAGCTTGCCATCCTCAACCGTGCCGGTGTTTCGGCCGTTGAAACGGTGGATATGCAGAAGGTCAGCGCCAGCGAGCTGAACGCGCTTCTGGAAAAGCACAGGATCAAGGTCATTTCCTCGCATGTGCCGATCGACAAGCTTCGCGGCAATCTCGATGAGGTCATCACCGAGCAGAAGGCTGTCGGCAATCCGGTCGTGACCGTGCCGTTCCTGAAGCCGGAAGACCGCCCGAAGGACGCTGCCGGCTGGACCGCCTTCGGCAAGGAGCTTGGTGGATATGCCGACAAGCTGTCTGCAGCCGGTCTCTCCATGGCCTACCACAACCATGATTTTGAAATGGTCAAGTTCGACGGCAAGACGGCGCTTGAACTGCTGCTCGATGCCGCAGGCCCGAAACTGCAGAGCGAACTCGACGTCGCCTGGGTGGCGCGCAGCGGCAATGATCCGGCTGAGTTCCTCGGCACCCTGAATGGCCGGGTTTTTGCAATCCACGCCAAGGACAATGCGCCGGCCGGCACGGCCGAAAACGAGCGTGGCTTTGCAACGCTTGGAACCGGCGTTCTCGACTGGAAAACGATCCTGCCGGCGGCCAAACATGCCGGCGCACAGTGGTTCATCCTTGAACATGACCTTCCGCTCGATGCCGAAGCGGTCGTGACCAAGGGCAACGCGTTTCTGAGCGAACGCCTGCCGACCATTCAGTAA
- a CDS encoding c-type cytochrome — translation MRNITIIAAAMFAASAIPALSEGDVAKGEAVFKRCSACHAIGEGAKNRVGPQLNGIIGRAAGGDPDYTYSAAMKKAGEDGLVWTPEELRDFLSAPKKKIPGNKMALAGISKPEDLDNLIAYIESAASKPAE, via the coding sequence ATGCGCAATATAACAATCATCGCGGCGGCAATGTTTGCCGCAAGCGCCATTCCCGCTCTCTCGGAAGGCGATGTTGCCAAGGGGGAGGCGGTCTTCAAGCGCTGTTCCGCCTGTCACGCCATAGGCGAGGGCGCGAAAAACAGGGTCGGCCCACAGCTTAACGGCATCATCGGCCGTGCGGCAGGCGGCGATCCTGACTATACTTATTCGGCTGCGATGAAAAAGGCGGGCGAGGACGGCCTTGTCTGGACACCGGAAGAATTGCGGGATTTCCTGAGCGCGCCCAAGAAAAAGATACCCGGCAACAAGATGGCGCTGGCTGGCATCAGCAAGCCGGAAGATCTGGACAATCTCATCGCCTATATCGAAAGCGCGGCCTCCAAACCGGCTGAATAA
- a CDS encoding GMC oxidoreductase — MADNHYDAIVVGSGISGGWAAKELTQKGLKVLMLERGRNIEHITDYQNADKEAWDYPHRNRATQEMKAKYPVLSRDYLLEEATLGMWADEQETPYVEEKRFDWFRGYHVGGRSLLWGRQTYRWSQTDFEANAKEGIAVDWPIRYEDVSPWYDYVERFAGISGSREGLDILPDGEFLPPIPLNFVEQDVASRLKKEFKGTRHLINSRCANITRELPDQERTRCQFRNKCRLGCPFGGYFSTQASTLPAALATGNLTLRPFSIVKEILYDKDKKKARGVEIIDAETNLTYEYTADIIFLNASTLNSTWVLMNSATDVWEGGLGSSSGELGHNVMDHHFRMGATGQVEGFEDFYFKGRRPAGFYIPRFRNTGDDKRKYLRGFGYQGSASRSRWEREIAELNIGADYKEALTEPGGWTIGMTAFGEMLPYHDNRVKLDHDKKDKWGLPVLSMNVEMKQNELDMREDMVNDAVEMFEAVGIKNVKPSRGTYAPGMGIHEMGTARMGRDPKTSVLNGNNQVWDAQNVFVTDGACMTSASCVNPSLTYMALTARAAEFAVSERKKGNL; from the coding sequence ATGGCAGACAATCATTATGATGCGATTGTTGTCGGCTCAGGCATCAGTGGAGGCTGGGCGGCAAAGGAACTCACGCAAAAGGGCCTGAAGGTCCTGATGCTGGAGCGCGGCCGCAACATCGAGCACATCACCGATTATCAGAATGCCGACAAGGAAGCCTGGGATTATCCCCATCGCAACCGCGCCACGCAGGAAATGAAGGCGAAATACCCCGTTCTCAGCCGCGATTATCTGCTGGAAGAGGCCACGCTCGGCATGTGGGCGGATGAGCAGGAAACACCCTATGTCGAGGAAAAGCGTTTTGACTGGTTTCGTGGTTATCACGTCGGCGGCCGCTCGCTGCTCTGGGGACGCCAGACCTATCGCTGGTCGCAGACCGATTTCGAGGCCAACGCGAAAGAAGGCATCGCCGTCGACTGGCCGATCCGTTATGAAGACGTCTCTCCCTGGTATGATTATGTCGAGCGTTTTGCCGGCATTTCCGGCAGCCGCGAGGGGCTGGATATTCTCCCCGATGGTGAATTCCTGCCGCCGATTCCGCTCAATTTCGTTGAACAGGATGTGGCCAGCAGGCTGAAGAAAGAGTTCAAGGGCACGCGTCACCTCATCAATTCGCGCTGCGCCAATATTACCCGGGAGCTTCCCGATCAGGAGCGAACACGCTGTCAGTTCCGCAACAAGTGTCGGCTGGGCTGTCCCTTCGGCGGCTATTTCAGCACGCAGGCATCCACCCTGCCTGCGGCACTCGCCACCGGCAATCTCACCCTTCGGCCTTTCTCCATCGTCAAGGAAATCCTCTACGACAAGGACAAGAAAAAGGCGCGCGGCGTCGAGATCATCGATGCAGAAACCAACCTGACCTATGAATACACCGCCGACATCATCTTCCTGAACGCCTCGACGCTGAACTCGACCTGGGTGCTGATGAATTCGGCCACCGATGTCTGGGAAGGCGGGCTTGGAAGCAGCTCCGGCGAACTCGGCCACAACGTGATGGACCACCATTTCCGCATGGGCGCGACCGGTCAGGTGGAAGGTTTCGAGGACTTCTACTTCAAGGGCCGCCGCCCGGCGGGCTTCTACATTCCGCGTTTCCGCAATACCGGCGACGACAAGCGCAAATATCTGCGTGGTTTCGGTTATCAGGGCTCGGCCAGTCGTTCGCGCTGGGAACGGGAAATCGCCGAGCTCAATATCGGTGCCGATTACAAGGAAGCGCTGACCGAGCCGGGCGGCTGGACCATCGGCATGACTGCCTTCGGCGAAATGCTTCCCTATCACGACAACCGCGTGAAGCTGGATCATGACAAGAAGGACAAATGGGGCCTGCCGGTCCTCTCCATGAATGTCGAGATGAAGCAGAACGAACTCGACATGCGCGAAGACATGGTCAATGACGCCGTCGAGATGTTCGAGGCGGTCGGCATCAAGAATGTCAAACCCTCCAGGGGCACCTATGCGCCGGGCATGGGTATTCACGAAATGGGCACTGCCCGCATGGGGCGCGACCCGAAAACCTCCGTCCTCAACGGCAACAACCAGGTCTGGGATGCGCAGAACGTCTTCGTGACTGATGGTGCCTGCATGACTTCGGCTTCCTGCGTCAACCCGTCTTTGACCTACATGGCGCTGACGGCGCGTGCCGCTGAATTCGCCGTTTCCGAACGCAAGAAGGGGAACCTGTGA
- a CDS encoding DUF488 domain-containing protein has protein sequence MSDIRVKRIYDAVSDDDGARILVDRLWPRGMRKETAQLSIWLKEIAPSNELRKSFSHMPSRFAEFTRHYDAELSANPDAVARMKAFMAEGRVTLLYAAHDTEHNHALVLADYLRSH, from the coding sequence ATGTCAGACATAAGGGTAAAACGGATTTACGATGCCGTCAGCGACGATGACGGCGCGCGCATCCTGGTGGACCGGCTCTGGCCCCGTGGCATGCGCAAGGAAACTGCACAGCTTTCCATCTGGCTGAAGGAGATCGCGCCGAGCAACGAATTGCGCAAGAGTTTTTCCCATATGCCGTCACGCTTTGCGGAATTCACCCGCCACTATGACGCGGAACTGTCAGCCAATCCCGACGCCGTGGCGCGCATGAAGGCATTTATGGCCGAGGGGCGCGTGACGCTGCTTTATGCCGCCCATGACACCGAACATAATCACGCCCTCGTTCTCGCTGACTATCTCCGTTCGCACTGA
- a CDS encoding sugar phosphate isomerase/epimerase family protein gives MKTIKGPAIFLAQFVGDKAPFDTLDNLGQWAASLGYKGIQVPTDPKLFDLEKAAASKAYCDDIKGRLAETGVEITELSTHIQGQLVAVHPAYDEMFDGFAPAGLRGKPQARQEWAVNQLKCAAKASQHLGLKSHATFSGALAWPFVYPWPQRPAGLVEMAFAELGKRWTPILDTFEENGIDLCYELHPGEDLHDGITFERFLEATGNHARANILYDPSHFVLQAMDYLDFIDIYHERIRAFHVKDAEFNPTGRSGVYGGYQSWIDRPGRFRSLGDGHVDFGAVFSKLTQYDFDGWAVLEWECALKHPEDGAREGAGFIENHIIRVTERAFDDFAKSGVDDAANRRLLGL, from the coding sequence ATGAAGACGATCAAAGGCCCGGCGATTTTCCTCGCACAATTTGTCGGGGACAAAGCCCCCTTCGACACGCTCGACAATCTCGGACAATGGGCGGCTTCCCTTGGTTACAAGGGCATTCAGGTGCCGACCGATCCCAAGCTCTTCGATCTCGAGAAAGCCGCCGCCTCCAAGGCCTATTGCGATGATATCAAGGGCCGTCTGGCCGAGACAGGCGTCGAGATCACCGAGCTTTCAACCCATATTCAGGGCCAGCTCGTCGCTGTTCATCCTGCCTATGACGAGATGTTCGATGGTTTTGCGCCCGCTGGACTGCGCGGCAAACCGCAGGCGCGGCAGGAATGGGCGGTTAATCAGCTGAAGTGCGCGGCGAAGGCCTCGCAGCATCTCGGCCTCAAGAGCCACGCCACCTTCTCCGGTGCGCTGGCCTGGCCCTTCGTTTATCCGTGGCCGCAGCGCCCGGCGGGTCTTGTCGAAATGGCCTTTGCCGAACTCGGCAAGCGCTGGACGCCCATTCTCGATACATTCGAGGAGAACGGTATCGATCTCTGCTACGAACTGCATCCGGGCGAAGACCTGCATGACGGCATCACCTTCGAGCGTTTTCTCGAAGCCACCGGCAATCATGCGCGTGCCAACATTCTCTACGATCCCTCCCACTTCGTCCTGCAGGCGATGGATTATCTTGATTTCATCGATATCTACCACGAGCGCATCCGCGCCTTTCACGTCAAGGATGCCGAGTTCAATCCGACCGGCCGCTCGGGCGTCTATGGCGGTTATCAAAGCTGGATCGACCGGCCGGGGCGTTTCCGCTCGCTGGGTGACGGGCATGTCGATTTCGGCGCGGTGTTTTCCAAGCTCACCCAATATGACTTCGACGGATGGGCGGTGCTGGAATGGGAATGCGCGCTGAAACATCCGGAAGACGGGGCGCGTGAAGGTGCCGGCTTCATTGAAAACCACATCATCCGCGTGACCGAGCGGGCTTTCGACGATTTTGCCAAAAGCGGTGTCGATGATGCCGCCAACCGTCGCCTTCTCGGTCTCTGA
- a CDS encoding LysR substrate-binding domain-containing protein, producing MSITQLKAFHIVAQSGGFSQAARDMAISQSTLSTHVRELEAISGVNLLERKARGVSLSPQGERLFEITARLFQAENEAKALLRGEVDAAGGHLRVAADGPILPLPILSRLKAERPQLTFSLSVDNSARVVEQIIDYRADVAITARAPDDPRLYGIKFLSMRIGLCVSVSHPFAQRDGVFMAELEGISFVMRERGSRTREIFEKNLADHGISIQRVVEISSREGVREAIANGVGCGVVADLEFGHDARLCFVPLRDASELIDEYAICLAERRHLPLVRSFIELSARV from the coding sequence ATGTCGATCACACAGCTGAAAGCCTTCCACATCGTTGCGCAATCGGGCGGCTTTTCCCAGGCTGCACGGGACATGGCAATCAGCCAGTCCACCCTCTCGACCCATGTGCGGGAGCTGGAAGCCATCAGCGGGGTCAATCTTCTGGAAAGAAAAGCGCGCGGGGTGAGCCTCAGCCCACAGGGTGAGCGCCTCTTCGAAATCACCGCCCGCCTGTTCCAGGCGGAAAACGAGGCTAAGGCGTTGCTACGGGGTGAAGTTGACGCCGCCGGCGGACATTTGCGCGTGGCGGCGGATGGCCCCATCCTGCCGCTGCCGATCCTTTCACGGCTGAAGGCCGAGCGACCGCAACTGACCTTTTCCCTTTCCGTCGACAATTCGGCACGGGTGGTGGAGCAGATCATCGATTACCGGGCCGATGTGGCCATCACCGCCCGTGCGCCGGACGATCCACGTCTTTACGGGATCAAATTTCTGAGCATGCGGATTGGTCTGTGCGTATCCGTCTCACACCCGTTTGCGCAGCGGGACGGTGTCTTCATGGCCGAACTGGAGGGGATATCCTTCGTCATGCGTGAAAGGGGATCGCGCACGCGTGAAATCTTCGAGAAGAACCTAGCTGATCACGGCATTTCCATTCAGCGTGTGGTCGAGATTTCCTCCCGCGAAGGCGTGCGGGAGGCCATCGCCAACGGCGTGGGATGCGGCGTGGTGGCCGATCTCGAATTCGGCCACGATGCGCGCCTCTGCTTCGTACCACTGCGCGACGCCAGCGAACTGATCGACGAATATGCGATCTGCCTTGCCGAACGCCGGCATCTGCCGCTGGTGCGAAGCTTCATCGAGCTATCCGCCCGGGTCTGA
- a CDS encoding ABC transporter permease: MTNPGLQIKSLLTDPLTIAIGASVFLLLVGELLSPGFAQGSQIVRLLTIAAILGIVAAGQNLVILGGREGIDLSVGAMISLGAVLAGNMMNGQNAGIPLAILVAGGIPFLIGLINGLGITFVRIPPLVMTLGMTAVIQGGLVVYSQGVPSGAAAPLLAGFINRPLVFGIPGVLFVWLGIAAIMLFVLRRTAFGFSIYAIGSNERAATLVGLPVSLIRTLLYGLSGLFAGLTGVCVIGYTGTSFISVGDQYVLPSIIAVVIGGTSLAGGAGGYIGTMAGAVALTILQSVLITLNLDVWARQIIFGVTLLALMLLYGRQKQLRV; encoded by the coding sequence ATGACCAATCCCGGCTTGCAAATCAAATCCCTCCTTACCGATCCCCTGACCATTGCCATTGGCGCGTCAGTCTTCCTGCTGCTGGTCGGCGAATTATTGTCGCCCGGCTTCGCGCAGGGGTCGCAGATCGTGCGGCTGCTGACGATTGCCGCCATTCTCGGCATCGTCGCGGCGGGCCAGAACCTCGTCATCCTCGGCGGACGCGAAGGCATCGATCTGTCCGTCGGTGCGATGATCTCGCTTGGCGCGGTGCTTGCCGGCAACATGATGAACGGCCAGAATGCGGGCATACCGCTCGCCATACTGGTTGCGGGCGGCATTCCCTTCCTGATCGGCCTCATCAACGGTCTCGGCATCACCTTCGTGCGCATTCCGCCGCTGGTCATGACGCTCGGCATGACGGCCGTCATCCAGGGCGGACTGGTGGTTTATTCGCAGGGCGTTCCGTCAGGTGCTGCGGCGCCGCTGCTTGCGGGCTTCATCAACCGGCCGCTCGTCTTCGGCATTCCGGGCGTCCTCTTCGTCTGGCTTGGCATTGCCGCGATCATGCTGTTCGTGCTGCGCCGCACGGCGTTCGGTTTCTCCATTTACGCCATCGGCTCCAATGAGCGGGCGGCAACGCTGGTCGGATTGCCTGTGTCTTTGATCCGCACGTTGCTATACGGCCTGTCCGGCCTGTTTGCCGGGCTGACCGGGGTCTGCGTGATCGGTTATACCGGCACCTCCTTCATTTCCGTCGGCGACCAATATGTCCTTCCGTCGATCATCGCGGTCGTCATCGGCGGCACCTCGCTTGCCGGCGGTGCGGGCGGATATATCGGAACCATGGCCGGGGCAGTTGCACTGACCATTCTGCAAAGCGTACTGATAACGCTCAACCTCGATGTATGGGCCCGGCAGATCATATTCGGTGTCACGTTACTTGCGCTGATGCTGCTTTATGGCCGCCAAAAGCAGCTGCGTGTGTGA
- a CDS encoding Gfo/Idh/MocA family protein has translation MSSTTAKFNSRRIRLGMVGGGQGAFIGAVHRIAARLDDRYELVAGALSSDPERASASATLLGITPERSYASFEEMASAEAGREDGIEAVAIVTPNHLHFAPSKVFLESGIHVICDKPVTATLEEAKELAKIVRASDRLFILTHNYTGYAMLRQMREMVANGDIGKLRHVQAEYAQDWLTEAVEKTGAKGAEWRTDPSRSGAGGAIGDIGTHAFNAAAFVTGEIPASLYADLTSFVPGRQLDDSANILLRYQSGAKGMLWASQIAVGNENALSLRVYGDKGGLEWHHRVPDELWFTPYGEPKRLITRNGAGAGAAANRVSRVPSGHPEGYLEGFATIYREAADAIIAKREGKAAAGDVIYPGIEDGLAGLAFIDAAVRSSLTSSWVKIDI, from the coding sequence ATGTCCTCCACAACAGCAAAATTTAATAGCCGCCGTATCCGTCTTGGCATGGTCGGCGGCGGTCAGGGCGCCTTTATCGGTGCCGTGCATCGCATCGCGGCCCGGCTCGATGACCGTTACGAACTGGTGGCAGGCGCGCTTTCCTCAGACCCGGAACGCGCCAGCGCCTCGGCAACCCTGCTCGGCATAACGCCCGAGCGCTCCTACGCCTCGTTTGAGGAGATGGCGTCGGCCGAGGCCGGCCGCGAAGACGGTATCGAGGCAGTGGCCATCGTCACCCCCAACCACCTGCATTTCGCCCCGTCCAAGGTCTTTCTCGAATCCGGCATCCACGTCATCTGCGACAAGCCCGTTACCGCGACGCTGGAGGAGGCCAAGGAGCTGGCGAAGATCGTCAGGGCATCCGACAGGCTGTTCATCCTCACCCATAATTACACCGGCTATGCCATGTTACGGCAGATGCGGGAGATGGTGGCGAACGGCGACATCGGCAAGCTGCGCCATGTCCAGGCCGAATACGCGCAGGACTGGCTGACCGAAGCGGTTGAAAAGACAGGGGCAAAGGGTGCGGAATGGCGCACCGACCCGAGCCGCTCGGGGGCGGGTGGGGCAATCGGCGACATCGGCACCCATGCCTTCAATGCCGCCGCCTTCGTGACCGGTGAAATCCCCGCCAGCCTCTATGCCGATCTCACGTCGTTCGTTCCGGGCAGGCAGCTGGATGACAGCGCCAATATCCTGCTGCGTTATCAAAGCGGCGCAAAGGGCATGCTCTGGGCAAGCCAGATCGCGGTCGGCAATGAAAACGCCCTGTCGCTGAGGGTCTATGGAGACAAGGGCGGACTTGAATGGCACCACCGCGTGCCGGACGAGCTTTGGTTCACGCCGTATGGGGAGCCGAAACGGCTGATTACACGCAATGGCGCGGGTGCCGGTGCCGCCGCAAACCGCGTCAGCCGCGTACCATCGGGGCACCCGGAGGGATATCTCGAAGGTTTTGCGACGATCTACCGCGAAGCCGCAGACGCAATCATCGCAAAAAGGGAGGGAAAAGCAGCCGCCGGGGATGTGATTTATCCCGGCATAGAGGACGGCCTTGCGGGTCTCGCATTCATCGATGCGGCCGTTCGGTCCAGCCTGACCTCGTCCTGGGTGAAGATCGACATCTAG